Genomic window (Corynebacterium simulans):
CGTCGGCAAGCGCGGTGCTCACCGTGGCCGACCCAATCTTCCTACCGGACCTCACCGTGGGCGAGCACATCGATCTCATCGCCCGGACCACTGGCGTTGACTTCGCTGAAATCATCGAATTATGGGCGCTTGAGGAGCTCCTGCCCCACCCCGCCACGCGTTTGTCCGCGGGCCAGCGCCAGCGCGTTTTCCTGGCCATCCAGCTCTACCAGCCCGCGCAAGTGCTGCTTATCGACGAACCCGAGCGCCACCTCGACGCCGAGTGGACGCAATTCCTCAGCAGCGAACTGCGCCACCTGGCGAAAGAAGGTCGCTGCATCATCGTGGCGTCCCACTCGCCTACCGTCACCGATGCGTGCGATGAGTTGGTGGAGCTATGATGCCTGGCACTAACTCTCGTATTGGCATGACACGGGCCCTGTCGAAGTTCGGTGACGTCGTTGGAGCGA
Coding sequences:
- a CDS encoding ABC transporter ATP-binding protein, which encodes MLNIDATYGHTTALGHLAREFAPGRMYGLKGANGSGKSTLLATLGGELAALEGTVRVDGKEVGTRASASAVLTVADPIFLPDLTVGEHIDLIARTTGVDFAEIIELWALEELLPHPATRLSAGQRQRVFLAIQLYQPAQVLLIDEPERHLDAEWTQFLSSELRHLAKEGRCIIVASHSPTVTDACDELVEL